ctctactgctgcagacctccactcctgaccgaaaCGTGCAGTAATGACCGCTTCTTCTCATACAGgaagatccgtatcgcgcacacgcactgatctccaataacccccgtctctgtgcagcaccatcgatcagccagcagagggcataactgcagcagttatgaagaaTCCCCTCCCTCACACGAGCCGATCGTTGAgcatagctgagattcaaactcttgAACACGTAggaataaaaatgaaagaaatctGGAACGTGTTGTAGTTCTTGGACAGTACAAATGAATGAAAGGTCATCTTAGGGAGAGGGGGCGTCTCTGCATCTTTTAGTAAacgcgctgtatgatggctggtAGACGAGACGTAGACGGCGATGTGTCTGAGCGGGGTTTAGGACGCAGGTATTCCTCCACCGATGGGCGGGGTCGAGAGTGGTGGCAGCAGGAGAGATTTGAGTTTGAGCGACATGGCGGCGATTTCTGGATCCTGAGACTCGTACATCTTCACCACCCGGGCAAACTTCAACACACCTGAGGGACCAAGAGGGCACAGAGAGCTATCAGCCAACATGCCAAATTTCTGGACTGGAAAATGGACTGAGCCAAACGTCAGTCTGAATTATTCACTGTGATCCGGTGCTGTCAGTAAGTTACAGGCTAAAAATAGGGCGACCAGCAGTGGGACTAAAACCGAGTCGATCGTCCCAGAGAAACAAAGCAGTAACGGTAACGGTAACgacaacagtaacagtaacggtAACTGTAACAGCGGTAacgataacagtaacagtaacggtaacagcggtaacagtaatgataacagtaacagtaacggtAACAGTAACGGTAACAGTAACGGTAACAGTAACGGTAACAGTAACGGTAACAGCGGTAACGGTAACGATAACAGTAACGGTAATGGTAACGGTAacgataacagtaacagtaacggtaacagtaacggtaacgataacagtaacagtaacgataacagtaacagtaacggtAACGGTAACAGTAACGGTAACGGTAACAGTAACGATAACAGTAACGGTAACGATAACGGTAACAGTAACGGTAACGATAACGGTAACGGTAACGGTAACGATAACAGTAACGGTAACGATAACGGTAACGGTAACGGTAACGGTAACGATAACGATAACGGTAACGATAACGGTAACGGTAACGATAactaacagtaacagtaacagtaacggtaacgataacagtaacggtaacgataacagtaacggtaacgataacagtaacagtaaaggtaacagtaacggtaacagtaacggtaacgataacagtaacagtaacggtaacagtaacagtaacggtAACGATAACAGTAACGGTAACTATAACAGTAACGGTGACAGTAACAGTAACGGTAACGATAACGGTAacgataacagtaacagtaacggtaacagtaacagtaacggtAACGATAACAGTAACGGTAACGATAACAGTAACGGTAACGATAACAGTAACGGTAACGGTAACGATAACGATAACGGTAacgataacagtaacagtaacggtaacagtaacagtaacggtAACGATAACAGTAACGGTAACGATAACGGTAACGGTAACTATAACAGTAACGGTGACAGTAACAGTAACGGTAACGATAACGGTAACGGTAacgataacagtaacagtaacggtAACGATAACAGTAACGGTAATGAAAACGGTAACGGTAACTATAACAGTAACGGTGACAGTAACGGTAACGATAACGGTAacgataacagtaacagtaacggtaacgataacagtaacggtaacgataacggtaacgataacagtaacagtaacggtAACGGTAACGGTAACGGTAacgataacagtaacagtaacggtAACAGTAACGGTAACGATAACGGTAACGGTAACGATAACGGTAACGGTAACTATAACAGTAACGGTGACAGTAACAGTAACGGTAACGATAACGGTAacgataacagtaacagtaacggtaacgataacagtaacggtaacgataacagtaacagtaacggtaacgataacagtaacagtaacggtaacggtaacgataacagtaacggtaacgataacggtaacgataacagtaacagtaacagtaacagtaacggtaacgataacggtaacgataacagtaacagtaacggtAACAGTAACGGTAACAGCAGTAACGGTAACGGTAACGATAACAGTAACGGTAACAGTAAcggtaacagtaacagtaacggtAACGATAACAGTAACGGTAACGATAACAGTAACGGTAACAGCAGTAACGGTAACGGTAACGATAACAGTAAcggtaacagtaacagtaacgaTAACAGTAACGGTAACGATAACAGTAACGGTAACAGCAGTAACGGTAACGGTAACGATAACAGTAACGATAACAGTAACGGTAACGATAACAGTAACGGTAACAGCAGTAACGGTAACGGTAACGATAACAGTAACGGTAACAGCAGTAACGGTAACGATAACAGTAACGGTAACGATAACAGTAACGGTAACAGTAACGGTAACGATAACAGTAACGGTAACGATAACAGTAACGGTAACAGCAGTAACGGTAACGGTAACGATAACAGTAAcggtaacagtaacagtaacgtaACGGTAAGCGTCCTCTCACCTTCCCCTTCGTTGTTGAAGCCGTAGGACTTGATGACCTCCTGCTGGATCTGCGTAGCGACGGGCAGGACCAGCTGCAGCATCTTTCCCATGTCGTTACAGGTACTCTCCCGCGCCTCCTCCATCCGCGCCGCGTTCTCCGGTACAGAGAAGGCCTGGATCACCTCGCTCAGGACCACTGCAACACCAACAAGCACCACAACGACACCGCGAATCAGAGTCAGTGAttagatggatgattggatgtatgggtaaatgaatgaatggatgaattaatggatagatggatgtatggaatAAAAATAGATGTATGGAAAGGCAAATAATATCCCAAATCAactgatggatgatggatggatgagtgagtggatggatggatgaataaattaattacctCTGGTTTGCTCTGTAGTgagagtgggtgggtggatggatggatgagtgagtggatggatgagtgagagtggatggatggatggatgagtggatgaatgggtggatgaatggatggatgagtggatggatggatggacgagtggatggatggatggatggatggatgagtggatggatggatggatggacgagtggatggatggatggatgagtggatggatggatggatgaattaccTCTGGTTTGCACTATAGtgagagtggatggatggatgagtggatggatggatggatggatgagtggatggatggatggatgaataaattaattacctCTGGTTTGCTCTATAGTgagagtgggtggatggatgagtgagtggatggatggatggatgagtgggtgagtggatggatgagtggatggatggatggatgagtggatggatggatggatgagtgggtgagtggatggatgagtggatggatggatggatgagtggatggatggatgagtgggtgagtggatggatgaattacctctggtttgctctatagtgagagtggatggatggatggatgagtgggtgagtggatggatgagtggatggatggatggatgagtgggtgagtggatggatgagtggatggatggatggatgagtggatggatggatgagtgggtgagtggatggatgaattaccTCTGGTTTGCTCTATAGT
The sequence above is drawn from the Trichomycterus rosablanca isolate fTriRos1 chromosome 9, fTriRos1.hap1, whole genome shotgun sequence genome and encodes:
- the LOC134320247 gene encoding protein C10-like, with amino-acid sequence MASAPAQQPTLTIEQTRVVLSEVIQAFSVPENAARMEEARESTCNDMGKMLQLVLPVATQIQQEVIKSYGFNNEGEGVLKFARVVKMYESQDPEIAAMSLKLKSLLLPPLSTPPIGGGIPAS